A single genomic interval of Lewinellaceae bacterium harbors:
- a CDS encoding long-chain fatty acid--CoA ligase, with amino-acid sequence MRQPQTDWIAKWAVYSPNKVAVKEYESGHSFTYGELHRLGNRLAFHLRDHYGIEKGSRIAILAENCLEYIALFAAAQKMGCILVPLNYRLASAEADYLLRDSAPSLAICEKKFTSILQEAPAFASIPHYWPLEELAAFCHKSKEGNHEAPFPGQPLEEDDPIFILYTSGTTGFPKGAIYSHKMLFWNSINTAMSLIINTESRTVNVMPPFHTGGWNVLTTPFLHHGAYTCMVKKFDASTVLRLLQEEDVTLFMGVPTMLKMMAEVPEFEEATFPSLYYIIVGGEPMPIPLIERWQYAKGVAVRQGYGMTEVGPNLTSLHQNDAIRKKGSIGRPNFYVDIRIVDSEGREMPENTPGELLLRGPMVTPGYWRNEEATRRAITEGWFHTGDMVRLDEQGYLFVVDRIKNMFISGGENVYPAEVERVLQTHAGVSEAAVIGVPDAKWGEVGKAFVVRRPDVEVSEADLQGLCRNLLARFKAPKYIIFVEELPKNDTGKINRAALKQLA; translated from the coding sequence ATGCGCCAACCACAAACAGACTGGATCGCCAAATGGGCTGTTTACAGCCCCAACAAGGTGGCGGTAAAAGAATACGAGAGCGGCCACAGCTTCACCTACGGAGAGCTACACCGCCTGGGGAATCGCCTTGCCTTTCATTTGCGGGATCATTACGGCATAGAAAAAGGCAGCCGTATTGCCATTCTGGCGGAAAATTGCCTGGAGTACATCGCCCTTTTCGCAGCCGCCCAAAAGATGGGTTGCATCCTGGTGCCCCTGAATTACCGCCTGGCCAGCGCGGAGGCCGACTACCTGCTCCGGGATTCGGCGCCTTCGCTGGCCATCTGCGAGAAAAAGTTCACCTCCATCCTTCAGGAGGCACCCGCTTTTGCCAGCATTCCGCACTACTGGCCTCTGGAAGAGCTTGCCGCTTTTTGCCACAAGTCAAAAGAAGGCAACCACGAAGCGCCTTTCCCCGGGCAGCCGCTAGAAGAAGACGACCCCATTTTTATTTTATATACCTCGGGCACCACCGGTTTTCCCAAGGGGGCCATCTACAGCCATAAGATGTTGTTCTGGAACAGCATCAACACCGCCATGAGCCTGATCATCAACACGGAAAGCCGTACCGTAAACGTGATGCCGCCCTTCCATACCGGGGGGTGGAACGTGCTTACTACTCCCTTCCTCCACCATGGCGCCTATACCTGCATGGTGAAGAAGTTCGACGCGTCGACGGTGCTTCGCCTGCTTCAGGAGGAAGACGTCACCCTGTTCATGGGGGTGCCGACCATGCTCAAAATGATGGCCGAAGTCCCGGAGTTTGAGGAAGCAACCTTTCCCAGCCTGTATTACATCATCGTCGGCGGGGAGCCCATGCCCATACCGCTCATCGAGCGCTGGCAATATGCCAAGGGGGTTGCAGTCCGGCAAGGCTACGGTATGACGGAAGTGGGCCCCAACCTCACCTCTCTGCACCAGAATGACGCCATCCGGAAAAAGGGATCGATCGGGCGCCCCAATTTTTATGTAGATATCCGGATCGTGGATAGCGAGGGCAGGGAAATGCCCGAAAATACGCCCGGAGAATTGCTGTTGCGCGGCCCTATGGTGACGCCCGGCTACTGGCGCAACGAGGAGGCCACCCGCCGGGCCATTACGGAGGGGTGGTTCCACACCGGCGACATGGTCCGCCTCGATGAGCAAGGGTACTTGTTTGTCGTCGACCGCATTAAGAACATGTTCATCTCCGGTGGAGAAAATGTCTATCCGGCGGAAGTAGAACGCGTATTGCAAACCCACGCCGGGGTCTCGGAAGCGGCGGTGATAGGGGTGCCGGACGCGAAATGGGGCGAGGTAGGCAAAGCCTTTGTGGTGCGCCGGCCGGACGTCGAGGTCTCCGAGGCGGACCTCCAGGGCCTCTGCCGCAACCTGCTGGCCCGGTTCAAGGCGCCCAAATACATCATCTTTGTCGAAGAACTGCCCAAAAACGATACCGGCAAGATCAACCGGGCGGCGCTGAAGCAGTTGGCCTGA
- a CDS encoding SGNH/GDSL hydrolase family protein — protein sequence MNRYTLLTFLLLALSFASCRKEQMPAPEPGVVVDQPIPDTLRYLALGDSYTIGQSVSYEGRWPVQLAAQLRAEFSDTIYYIEEPDIVARTGWTTTNLLQAIAAADTLTPPYGLVSLLIGVNNQYQNRPIEIYRIEFRELLEQAISFAGGDTTRVIVLSIPDYAFTPFGQGSSNPGLTSMQIDQYNTINREITDSYGVAYFDITPISRQGLAQPGLVASDGLHPSGAMYELWVEEVLDYVVGVLK from the coding sequence ATGAACAGATACACCCTCCTAACCTTCCTTCTCCTGGCCCTGTCCTTCGCTTCCTGCCGCAAGGAGCAAATGCCTGCTCCGGAACCCGGGGTAGTTGTAGATCAACCGATCCCGGATACTTTGCGTTACCTGGCGCTGGGAGACTCTTACACCATTGGCCAATCGGTAAGTTACGAAGGGCGTTGGCCGGTTCAATTGGCGGCGCAGCTGAGAGCGGAGTTTTCCGACACCATATATTATATAGAAGAACCGGACATCGTAGCCCGAACCGGATGGACAACCACCAACCTGTTGCAGGCGATCGCCGCCGCCGACACCCTGACGCCGCCCTACGGCCTCGTTTCGCTGCTGATCGGGGTGAACAACCAATACCAAAACCGCCCGATAGAGATTTACCGCATCGAATTCAGGGAACTGCTGGAGCAGGCCATCTCCTTTGCCGGCGGCGATACTACCCGGGTGATCGTCCTTTCTATCCCGGATTATGCTTTTACGCCTTTTGGGCAGGGTAGCTCCAACCCCGGACTGACCAGCATGCAGATCGATCAGTATAACACTATTAACCGCGAAATAACCGATAGCTACGGTGTCGCCTATTTTGATATTACGCCCATTTCCCGGCAGGGGCTGGCCCAACCTGGGTTGGTCGCATCCGATGGCTTGCACCCTTCCGGGGCTATGTATGAACTGTGGGTGGAGGAGGTATTGGATTATGTGGTGGGCGTGTTGAAGTGA
- a CDS encoding 2'-5' RNA ligase family protein, protein MTSPLFFVALLPNEAIQKEVTQFKEYAAEHFRSSRALRSPPHITLAPPFRWPESGVGALCDALELFATEEKSFRLGLNNFNCFAPRVIFVDVERKFELQELQSRLTAYLQAKLGLENKTHRDFSPHVTVAFKDLHRRVFPEAWAYFSRLNYEREFLADALALLQHNGKRWEVLHRFAFGGEEGGF, encoded by the coding sequence ATGACTTCCCCTCTCTTTTTCGTCGCTCTCCTGCCCAATGAGGCCATACAAAAGGAGGTAACGCAGTTTAAGGAATACGCAGCGGAGCATTTTCGCAGTTCCCGGGCTTTGCGTTCTCCGCCTCACATCACCCTGGCCCCGCCGTTTCGATGGCCGGAGAGCGGGGTGGGAGCGCTCTGCGATGCCCTGGAGCTTTTCGCAACCGAAGAAAAATCCTTCCGGCTGGGCCTGAACAACTTCAATTGCTTTGCTCCCCGGGTTATTTTCGTGGATGTAGAAAGAAAATTTGAACTTCAGGAGCTGCAAAGCCGTTTAACAGCTTATCTGCAGGCGAAGCTGGGTTTGGAAAATAAAACCCATCGCGATTTCAGCCCCCACGTTACGGTCGCGTTCAAGGACCTGCACCGCCGGGTTTTTCCGGAAGCCTGGGCCTACTTCTCCCGCTTGAATTACGAACGGGAGTTTCTGGCCGACGCACTGGCGTTGTTGCAACACAACGGGAAGAGATGGGAAGTGTTGCATCGGTTTGCGTTTGGGGGAGAGGAGGGAGGTTTTTGA